One window of the Oncorhynchus keta strain PuntledgeMale-10-30-2019 chromosome 31, Oket_V2, whole genome shotgun sequence genome contains the following:
- the LOC118364165 gene encoding stathmin-like, whose product MASSGEILVKELDKRASGQAFEVILAPDAKGEIPLPPPKEKKEMSLEEIQKKLEAAEERRKSHEAEVLKHLAEKREHEKEVLKKAMEENNNFSKTAEEKLNQKMEANKENRTARMAALNEKFKEKDKKLEEVRKAKETKPEGEN is encoded by the exons ATGGCATCCTCTGGAG AGATCCTGGTCAAGGAGTTGGACAAGCGTGCTTCAGGTCAAGCATTTGAGGTAATCTTGGCCCCCGATGCCAAGGGTGAAATCCCCCTACCTCCCccgaaggagaagaaggagatgtCCCTGGAGGAGATTCAAAAGAAACTGGAGGCTGCAGAGGAGAGACGCAag AGTCATGAAGCAGAGGTGCTGAAGCACTTAGCTGAGAAGAGAGAGCACGAGAAGGAAGTTCTGAAGAAAGCCATGGAAGAGAACAACAACTTCAGCAAGACGGCAGAGGAGAAGCTCAATCAGAAAATGGAAGCCAACAAAGAGAATCGCACGGCACGAATGGCAGCACTCAATGAGAAATTCAAGGAGAAG GATAAGAAGCTTGAGGAGGTACGAAAGGCAAAGGAAACAAAACCAGAGGGGGAGAACTGA
- the LOC118364164 gene encoding membrane progestin receptor alpha-like, producing the protein MATVVMEQIGRLFINAQQLRQIPQLLESAFPTLPCTVKAHDVPWVFREPHILGGYRQPEHSWRYYFLTLFQRHNEALNVWTHLLAAFIILVKCQELSETVDFLRDPHAQPLFIVLLSAFTYLSCSALAHLLNAKSELSHYTFYFLDYVGVAIYQYGSALAHFYYAIEEGWHTRVRGIFLPTAAFLAWFSCFGCCYGKYASPRLPKFAHKLFQVVPSGLAYCLDISPVLHRIYSCHQQEGGCSNQAVAYHRYQVIFFLVSAYFFACPHPERWLPGRCDFIGQGHQIFHVFLVLCTLVQIEATRIDYIERRPLYERLHGNLAHDAVALFIFTACCSALTAFYVRKRVQAELCEKEK; encoded by the coding sequence ATGGCGACCGTGGTGATGGAGCAGATTGGTCGCCTGTTCATCAATGCTCAACAGTTGCGTCAGATTCCTCAGCTGCTCGAGTCGGCCTTCCCTACTCTGCCCTGCACCGTGAAGGCCCATGATGTGCCCTGGGTGTTCCGTGAGCCTCACATCCTTGGAGGCTACAGGCAGCCGGAACACAGCTGGCGCTACTACTTCCTCACCCTCTTCCAGAGGCACAACGAGGCACTCAACGTTTGGACCCACCTGCTCGCCGCCTTTATCATCCTGGTCAAGTGCCAGGAGCTGTCCGAGACAGTGGATTTTCTCCGTGACCCCCACGCCCAGCCCCTGTTTATTGTCCTCCTCTCAGCCTTCACCTACCTGTCGTGCAGTGCCCTGGCCCACCTGCTCAATGCCAAGTCCGAGCTCTCCCACTACACCTTCTACTTCCTGGACTATGTGGGCGTGGCCATCTACCAGTATGGCAGCGCCCTGGCCCACTTTTACTATGCCATCGAGGAGGGCTGGCACACCCGGGTGCGAGGGATCTTCCTGCCCACCGCAGCGTTCCTAGCCTGGTTCTCGTGCTTCGGCTGCTGCTACGGCAAGTATGCCAGCCCGAGGCTGCCCAAATTTGCCCACAAGCTGTTCCAGGTGGTGCCCTCGGGCCTGGCCTACTGCCTGGACATTAGTCCCGTGCTGCACCGCATCTACAGCTGCCACCAGCAGGAGGGGGGCTGCTCCAACCAGGCTGTGGCTTACCACCGCTACCAGGTAATCTTTTTCCTGGTGAGCGCCTACTTCTTTGCCTGCCCCCACCCAGAGCGCTGGCTGCCCGGGCGATGTGACTTCATTGGCCAGGGCCACCAGATCTTCCACGTGTTCCTGGTGCTGTGCACCCTGGTGCAGATCGAGGCGACACGCATAGACTACATTGAGCGGAGGCCCCTCTACGAGCGTCTCCACGGCAACCTGGCCCATGATGCAGTGGCGCTCTTCATCTTCACGGCATGCTGCAGCGCGCTCACTGCCTTCTATGTGCGGAAACGTGTGCAGGCGGAACTGTGCGAAAAAGAGAAGTAG